The segment GTTTTTGCGCTCATAAGCAAGCACGCTTTTCTTGGTTTCTTTCTTCTTCATTCATGCTCCAGATTTATCTAATTTATTTGATCTATTTTTAAGTATCGTTCGCCCATGGGAGCTTTGACGATGGCGGTCTCACCAGGCTTTTTACCCAGCAGCGCTTTGCCGATGGGAGAAAGAACGGAAACCGCCTGAATGCCCGGTTCGTCAAAGAAATTAAGCTCGTCCACGCCCAACACCTGAAACGAGGTTTGCTCGCCGGTCTGATCGTCGATGGTGAGGCAGATGCTGCCAAAACGGATCGCGTCCTTGGGCAGGGAATCCGGGTTCACCACTTTGAGTCTCGAAGCGCGGCGGCGCAGACCGTCGATCTCGGTATCAATTGCGCGTTGTCTTTCACGGGCTGCTTTGTATTCGGCATTTTCGCTGAGATCGCCAAATTCGCGGGCGATGGCGATGGCTTTTATCACTTCCGGGCGTTCCGCCATCAGGGTATTGATCCGCCGCTGGATCTTTTCCATGCCGTTTGCAGTGATAAAGAGGCTCAAATCCATCATTTACCCTTCTTCTTCAGAAGCAAGCGATGTGCGGTGAGAGCGGCTTTTTTGAGCCTGGCGTTTCCGCTTTTCGTCCAGTTTTCCACGATCGGTTCCAGCTCCGGATGATAGTCCTG is part of the Candidatus Cloacimonadaceae bacterium genome and harbors:
- the greA gene encoding transcription elongation factor GreA; protein product: MMDLSLFITANGMEKIQRRINTLMAERPEVIKAIAIAREFGDLSENAEYKAARERQRAIDTEIDGLRRRASRLKVVNPDSLPKDAIRFGSICLTIDDQTGEQTSFQVLGVDELNFFDEPGIQAVSVLSPIGKALLGKKPGETAIVKAPMGERYLKIDQIN